Proteins encoded in a region of the Zea mays cultivar B73 chromosome 2, Zm-B73-REFERENCE-NAM-5.0, whole genome shotgun sequence genome:
- the LOC100282825 gene encoding seed specific protein Bn15D1B isoform X1 produces MARLLWFSLKGKKGTLSTVRPGPEASASAGPHLPSFGIRRAVHASAYDKNLEDQVRPAFVPDDVIGSAGSPDKYWSPHPKTGVFGPAAVDPKLAAGGAPDAGADAAGGTVLDQKVWFRPLEDVEKPPPAA; encoded by the exons ATGGCTCGCTTGCTTTGGTTCTCACTCAAAGGAAAGAAAGGAACCCTCTCCACGGTACGACCGGGACCAGAAGCATCCGCGTCTGCCGGGCCCCACCTACCGTCCTTTGGCATCCG GAGGGCCGTGCACGCCTCGGCGTACGACAAGAACCTGGAGGACCAGGTGCGCCCGGCGTTCGTGCCGGACGATGTGATCGGCAGCGCCGGGAGCCCCGACAAGTACTGGAGCCCCCACCCCAAGACCGGCGTCTTCGGCCCGGCGGCGGTGGACCCCAAGCTGGCCGCTGGTGGCGCGCCGGACGCCGGCGCGGATGCTGCAGGAGGCACGGTGCTGGACCAGAAGGTGTGGTTCCGCCCGCTCGAGGACGTCGAGAAGCCGCCCCCCGCCGCGTGA
- the LOC100284082 gene encoding 60S ribosomal protein L12: MPPKLDPSQVVEVFVRVTGGEVGAASSLAPKIGPLGLSPKKIGEDIAKETAKDWKGLRVTVKLTVQNRQAKVSVVPSAAALVIKALKEPERDRKKVKNIKHSGNISLDDVIEIAKTMRNRSMAKELAGTVKEILGTCVSVGCTVDGKDPKDLQQEIDDGEVEIPSA; this comes from the coding sequence ATGCCGCCCAAATTGGACCCCTCTCAGGTGGTGGAGGTCTTCGTCCGCGTGACGGGAGGCGAGGTCGGCGCGGCGTCGTCGCTGGCCCCCAAGATCGGCCCGCTCGGTCTCTCCCCGAAGAAGATCGGTGAGGACATCGCCAAGGAGACCGCCAAGGACTGGAAGGGCCTCCGCGTCACCGTCAAGCTCACCGTGCAGAACCGGCAGGCCAAGGTCTCCGTCGTCCCCTCCGCcgcggcgctcgtcatcaaggcgCTCAAGGAACCCGAGAGGGACAGGAAGAAGGTCAAGAACATCAAGCACAGCGGCAACATCAGCCTCGACGACGTCATCGAGATCGCCAAGACCATGCGGAACAGGTCCATGGCCAAGGAGTTGGCCGGGACCGTCAAGGAGATCCTGGGGACCTGCGTCAGCGTCGGGTGCACCGTCGATGGGAAGGACCCCAAGGACTTGCAGCAGGAGATCGATGATGGTGAGGTCGAGATCCCCTCAGCTTAA
- the LOC100282825 gene encoding seed specific protein Bn15D1B: MAAAAGSKGRAIAGSFVSRVLAGKAASPRRAVHASAYDKNLEDQVRPAFVPDDVIGSAGSPDKYWSPHPKTGVFGPAAVDPKLAAGGAPDAGADAAGGTVLDQKVWFRPLEDVEKPPPAA, encoded by the exons ATGGCAGCAGCAGCTGGCTCCAAGGGGCGGGCGATCGCTGGAAGCTTCGTCAGCCGCGTCCTCGCCGGCAAGGCCGCCTCGCCGAG GAGGGCCGTGCACGCCTCGGCGTACGACAAGAACCTGGAGGACCAGGTGCGCCCGGCGTTCGTGCCGGACGATGTGATCGGCAGCGCCGGGAGCCCCGACAAGTACTGGAGCCCCCACCCCAAGACCGGCGTCTTCGGCCCGGCGGCGGTGGACCCCAAGCTGGCCGCTGGTGGCGCGCCGGACGCCGGCGCGGATGCTGCAGGAGGCACGGTGCTGGACCAGAAGGTGTGGTTCCGCCCGCTCGAGGACGTCGAGAAGCCGCCCCCCGCCGCGTGA